Sequence from the Pseudomonadota bacterium genome:
TCTCAGCTAGCTCGGACGATGTTGCAGAGCTGCTGTGCTCCTCTGGCGAATTTGCAGCCACTGTAGTTGTGATGGGTGACACGGGCTCACTTGCAGAGTAGTAGCTCTGTGGCTCTGGTTCCGGTAGATCGGTTTCGATCTGCGCCGTGTCCATTTCAAGAGGCGTTACTGGAGCGGCTTGAGCCGAGCCAAAGATCTCAACTAATTGGGACAGGATGTATATCTTCGTCCCATCATCACTAGTTTCAACAGCTAGATATCCAGACTCATGAAAACGCCGCAAAGTGCGCGCCGATACCCCAGCTTGAATAACTGCCTCAGCCTCAGTGATACGTACAGTTGTGGTCATACTAGCCCTTGCTAAAATTCATCTCTCGCACCTCTAACACCGAGGTTGAGCCTGGTGTACGGCTGCTTCGTCCGCCGGTTACGACTGCGCGCGATCCATTAGGAAGCTGCTCTCTATCCTGCACCGTCTGAAGCGCCGAGGCTATTTCGTCATTCATGTTTTCAGCTGATTCAAATGAGATCGGATGAACTCCCCAGTAGAGAGCCATACGACGAAGTGTTGCTTCGTTTCGTGATACTCCGTAGAGCGGCTGTTGCGGGCGATACTTCGCCACAAGTCGAGCCGAGGTGCCCGTCTCTGTACAGACGATTATGGCGTTAGCCGAAGTTTTTACAGATGCCGCACAGGCAGCATAGGCAATCGCATCAGGAACGGTCTCTGAATCCGCATTACGCAAGCGAAGTTTGTAGGCATCGAATGCAAACGACTGTTCGGCTGCGAGTGCGATGCGGCTAAGGTAACGCACGCAAGCCTCAGGATGCTCGCCGATGGCGGTCTCATCCGAGAGCATGACCGCATCAGCGCCACTCATAACAGCAGCTGCTATATCGGAAACCTCTGCGCGGGTAGGGCGGACTGAAGTAATCATGGAGTGCATCATCTGGGTCGCAACTATCACCGGAATGCCACGAAAGTTTGACTCCTCAATCAGGCGGCGTTGTAACATCGGAAGCTGCTCAAGGGCGACCTCAAGGCCGAGATCCCCGCGGGCTACCATTAGGCCGTCAGAGACCCGAATGATCTCCTCAATATTCTCAAGCGCAGTGCGGCGCTCAATCTTTGCGATAATACCGGCGCTAGCGCCACTCTCGTTAATGATGGCGCGTAAATTCAGAACATCCTCAGCCGATCTGACGAATGAGATGGCCACATAATCAACGCCGTGTTTGATACCCCAATCGAGGTCGACCAGATCCTTCTTAGTTGTGGCTGGGAGATTAACCTCGCTGTCCGGAAAAGCGATTCCAACCCGCGATCTAATGCGACCACCCTTTACAACCCGACATACAACGTGGTCACTGTTTATGGTTTCTGCAGAGAGCTCTAGGAGTCCATCCGCAAGCAGTATCTGGTGACCAGGTTTGAGGGCGGTGAGGGGATTTACGGTTTCAACAAAGATGCTCTTGGCGTTTGAAAGAGAGCCATCGGCGCAGCGCAGCTCAATCGGATCTCCGTCCTTAATTGGGCAGAAATCACCCTCAACGTTTGAGATACGGATCTTTGGTCCAGAGAGATCCTGTAAGATGGCTACCCAAGCCCCCATCTCCTTAGAGACGGCTCTCACATCTTTAAGTACCGCAAGATGCTCTTCGTGACTGCCATGAGAAAAATTGAGCCGGAAAACGTTCGCGCCGGCTTTGATCAGCGCACGTATCTTTTCTGGTCCCCTGGAGGATGGTCCAAGTGTTACCACTACCTTGGTGTGCCTACTGGCGAGCGTGCGCTCGCTAAGGGGGGAATTGCTGGTCCAGAGTTGAGATGTAAGAGATTTGAAACCCATAGTGATACCTACCTCAGAAAAAGTGAGATTAATTAATGGGAAAACCTGCTAGGGCAAGGGGGTACTCCTGACGAGCTGAGTACCCGATTTCCGAGGCTAGGATATGATATAGATACTGTGTTGTACAAGCCACGGAGATCTACTGATTCTTAAATAGGTAACTATTCTAATATTTACTCGATCGGTGGAAGAAAACTAGCGGAATCCGCCAGCGCCAGCGCCCTCAGGATCTGATCGGGGGTAGCCGCACCAGCAGAGAGCAGCATCAGCAGCTCCTCCGCTAAAGATGTCCCCTGTAGTGAAGGGGCGTCGGTCGAGAAGGTATAGCCGATCCCGTAATCATCAAGGGTGTTTATAATACGACCGTATTCAGGCAGATCTTTAACGGCGCCCGTAAGTAGGTTTGATTTTATGCACAGCTCGCACACGATGCCTCGTTCCTGCATAATCTTTAAGCCACGGTCATCATTTTTCTCCCAGAGCGCCCTGATGGCGACGATCGGGTGCCCTACGCGAGTTGGATTAAGGGCCTCGAGGGTTTTGATAAAGGTTTCAATCTCAACGTGACGGGTTTCACCAACGTGCACCGTCCTGCCGAGACCTGGACCGGCCTCATCAAAGACGAGGCGCATCTCGTCAAGCTTGCGCGGATCGGAGAGGGGGTTTACAGATTCCGGCCCCGCCAGGTCGATTCCTATAATCTTCTTTGTGCGTTCCTTCCACAGTCTGGTTTTGCGGGCGAGCGCCATATTGGCTTCGAAGGTCAGGTCCCGACCGAAACAGAAGATATGACCAACCTGAATTTGGCCATGAAATCCGATCTCGACCTCTTCAACCGCATTAATCGCTGATTTAATGACTCGGTCCATATCGTAAAGACCGGCATGACTGCCCTTAAGGAACACCGCGCCTGTGCGTTTAAGTGGGTTCCAACGCAGTTCAAAGCGGCGGATCGCAAAGAGGCTTTCTGGGGATCCACCCTCACCGCCGGGGCCAACATTAAGCATACCACCGGTTCTGTACGCCCTATGGATGGCGATGATTATGCTTTCACGAACCGATGCTGGACCGGACTGAATAAGCTCGATTTTTTCATATACCTCTAGGTAGCTATCGAGATCAGAGACCTTTCCATCCTTGATCTTAAGCAGGCTAACGAAGTCCTCGTAACCGGAGCCGATGCCACGAATACCGCGGTCTATAGCTATCTCCCAGAGTCTATATAGGGGTACTGAGCCTCCGAGGTGCACATGTAGCTCGGTTACATGCTTGGGCCATTTTATGCCGAATTTATCCAACACCTCACTATGTGCAGTAGGGTGGGTAATTGAGGGGGTTGTAGGGCTTGAGAGTGGGTTTTTGCTTTTTTCGACTGACATGGATGAGATCTACTAGAAAAAAGGTCTCAAATCAACGTGACAAACCGCACCTGAAGGTGGGGGCACTATCATCTTATCATGGAGCCTCTTTAGCCTTCGATTTACCAAAAATAGCGCAAGCTATTGAAAGCGCCAAAGGGAAACCATTGTTTTGACACGCTATACAGAAAGATTATGACAACGCAAGATCAGGTTAGCAACGGAGAGTCAGGTGAATATCTCAGCAAGAAGGTTATTGTTAATGGACAATTTGTGACACTTTATAGCAGTAACGGACACACATGGCTGTCTTCGCCAGAGGAGCTACCTGAGGTGATGGCCCGTCTTGAAAACATCCGGATAAGCATGACCGATCTTAAGGGACAGGCCGCGGGGCCCGGGGCGAAGGGTGAGGCAAAGGGTGCTGAGGGAACGGGTAGTGATGTAAAGGGTGAGGGTGAGAAGCCCCCAGTTGCTAGCGTCCCAAGTGAACCCGTCATCTCTAACCCATCGAAGTACCGT
This genomic interval carries:
- the pyk gene encoding pyruvate kinase translates to MGFKSLTSQLWTSNSPLSERTLASRHTKVVVTLGPSSRGPEKIRALIKAGANVFRLNFSHGSHEEHLAVLKDVRAVSKEMGAWVAILQDLSGPKIRISNVEGDFCPIKDGDPIELRCADGSLSNAKSIFVETVNPLTALKPGHQILLADGLLELSAETINSDHVVCRVVKGGRIRSRVGIAFPDSEVNLPATTKKDLVDLDWGIKHGVDYVAISFVRSAEDVLNLRAIINESGASAGIIAKIERRTALENIEEIIRVSDGLMVARGDLGLEVALEQLPMLQRRLIEESNFRGIPVIVATQMMHSMITSVRPTRAEVSDIAAAVMSGADAVMLSDETAIGEHPEACVRYLSRIALAAEQSFAFDAYKLRLRNADSETVPDAIAYAACAASVKTSANAIIVCTETGTSARLVAKYRPQQPLYGVSRNEATLRRMALYWGVHPISFESAENMNDEIASALQTVQDREQLPNGSRAVVTGGRSSRTPGSTSVLEVREMNFSKG